From a single Couchioplanes caeruleus genomic region:
- the prcA gene encoding proteasome subunit alpha, which produces MAMQFYASPEQVQRDRSEYARKGIARGRSAVVLTYEGGILLVAENLTSLRKISELYDRIGFAAVGRYNEFESLRRAGVRMADINGLQFDRRDVTGRALANAYTQTLGAIFSETQKPYEVEICVAQVGSSPESDELYRITYDGSVMDEPGFMAMGGSAEAISTVLKERHDVTADLASALALAVKGLGTVGGENGAERELDASRLEVAVLDRRRKGRTFRRISGAALESLLAGGKDQPADDAAPAQGDSAPPAPGEEKPTVSAASVDTEGAPEDGDNKS; this is translated from the coding sequence GTGGCCATGCAGTTCTACGCCTCACCCGAGCAGGTCCAGCGGGACCGCTCGGAGTACGCCCGCAAGGGCATCGCCCGCGGCCGCTCCGCCGTCGTGCTCACGTACGAGGGCGGCATCCTGCTGGTCGCCGAGAACCTCACCTCGCTGCGCAAGATCAGCGAGTTGTACGACAGGATCGGGTTCGCGGCCGTCGGCCGGTACAACGAGTTCGAGAGCCTGCGCCGCGCCGGCGTGCGCATGGCGGACATCAACGGCCTGCAGTTCGACCGTCGCGACGTGACGGGCCGTGCGCTGGCCAACGCGTACACGCAGACGCTCGGAGCGATCTTCTCCGAGACGCAGAAGCCGTACGAGGTGGAGATCTGCGTGGCGCAGGTCGGCTCCTCGCCGGAGTCGGACGAGCTGTACCGGATCACGTACGACGGCTCGGTCATGGACGAGCCCGGCTTCATGGCGATGGGCGGCTCCGCCGAGGCCATCTCCACCGTCCTCAAGGAACGTCACGACGTGACCGCGGACCTGGCCTCGGCGCTGGCGCTGGCGGTCAAGGGCCTCGGCACGGTCGGCGGGGAGAACGGCGCCGAGCGCGAGCTGGACGCGTCCCGCCTCGAGGTCGCGGTCCTGGACCGCCGCCGCAAGGGCCGCACGTTCCGCCGCATCAGCGGCGCCGCGCTGGAGTCCCTGCTGGCCGGCGGCAAGGACCAGCCGGCGGACGACGCCGCCCCGGCCCAGGGCGATTCCGCACCGCCCGCACCGGGCGAGGAGAAGCCGACGGTGTCGGCCGCGTCGGTGGACACGGAGGGCGCGCCGGAGGACGGCGACAACAAGTCCTGA
- a CDS encoding endonuclease VII domain-containing protein: MSDSCNPREKQCPQCLRTLPSSEFHSNRRRPDRLAYYCKRCAAERSEASRRRRGIGQRRQTEVPVPAGSKWCPDCDTTKPLDAFARTKASSSGYHSYCKPCHNARGQETRKRLYGGSREYHLRRRYGIGQLEFDGLLAAQGGVCAICGVDDPQHLDHDHRTGEVRGILCFNCNGGLGQFRDDPVLLADAIAYLKGTTWQRVLIHPGVFQMCSPTRGRHPSRSS; encoded by the coding sequence ATGTCCGATTCGTGCAACCCTCGGGAGAAGCAATGTCCTCAGTGCTTGCGAACATTGCCTTCCTCGGAGTTCCACAGCAATCGTCGTAGGCCCGACAGGCTTGCCTACTACTGCAAGAGGTGCGCGGCCGAGAGGTCCGAGGCGAGCAGGCGTCGCCGAGGGATCGGGCAGCGCAGGCAAACCGAGGTCCCGGTTCCGGCCGGCTCCAAGTGGTGCCCTGACTGCGACACGACAAAGCCGCTCGACGCCTTCGCTCGGACGAAGGCGTCGTCCAGCGGCTACCACTCCTACTGCAAGCCGTGCCACAACGCACGCGGCCAGGAGACACGCAAGCGTCTCTACGGTGGCTCGCGGGAGTATCACCTGCGGCGACGGTACGGGATCGGGCAGCTCGAGTTCGACGGCTTGCTGGCCGCGCAGGGAGGTGTCTGTGCGATCTGTGGCGTAGACGATCCTCAACACCTCGACCACGATCATCGCACCGGCGAGGTGCGCGGGATATTGTGCTTCAACTGCAACGGCGGTCTGGGGCAGTTCCGGGACGACCCGGTGCTCCTCGCCGACGCGATCGCATATCTGAAAGGAACCACGTGGCAGCGGGTTTTGATCCATCCGGGCGTCTTCCAGATGTGTTCACCAACGCGGGGACGTCATCCTTCACGCAGTTCCTGA
- the prcB gene encoding proteasome subunit beta translates to MAAGFDPSGRLPDVFTNAGTSSFTQFLTQAAPELLPGRRPLPPGLSADIAPHATTIVAIATAEGVVMAGDRRATMGNLIASRDIEKVHPADAYSLIGIAGTAGIGIELMRLFQVELEHYEKIEGTMLSLDGKANRLASMVRGNLGAAMQGLAVVPLFAGYDLAPADPGRAGRIFSFDVAGGLYEETGFDAIGSGSLFAKSALKKKYRAGVSTQDAVRLAVEALYDAADDDTATGGPDLTRKIYPVVMTATADGTHRLTEAEITTVAEAVVAGRMENPGG, encoded by the coding sequence GTGGCAGCGGGTTTTGATCCATCCGGGCGTCTTCCAGATGTGTTCACCAACGCGGGGACGTCATCCTTCACGCAGTTCCTGACCCAGGCCGCGCCCGAGCTGCTGCCGGGACGCCGGCCGCTGCCGCCGGGGCTGTCGGCCGACATCGCGCCGCACGCCACCACGATCGTCGCCATCGCCACCGCCGAGGGTGTCGTGATGGCCGGCGACCGGCGCGCCACCATGGGAAACCTCATCGCCAGCCGGGACATCGAGAAGGTGCACCCGGCCGACGCGTATTCGCTGATCGGCATCGCCGGCACCGCCGGCATCGGCATCGAGCTGATGCGGCTGTTCCAGGTGGAGCTCGAGCACTACGAGAAGATCGAGGGGACGATGCTGTCCCTCGACGGTAAGGCCAACCGGCTGGCGTCGATGGTGCGCGGCAACCTCGGCGCGGCCATGCAGGGCCTGGCCGTGGTCCCGCTGTTCGCCGGGTACGACCTGGCGCCGGCCGACCCGGGCCGGGCGGGGCGCATCTTCAGCTTCGACGTCGCGGGCGGGCTCTACGAGGAGACCGGCTTCGACGCGATCGGCTCCGGCTCGCTGTTCGCCAAGTCCGCGCTGAAGAAGAAGTACCGTGCCGGCGTCAGCACGCAGGACGCGGTCCGGCTCGCGGTCGAGGCGCTGTACGACGCCGCGGACGACGACACCGCGACCGGCGGGCCCGACCTGACCCGCAAGATCTACCCGGTGGTGATGACCGCGACGGCGGACGGCACGCACCGGCTCACCGAGGCCGAGATCACCACGGTGGCCGAGGCAGTGGTCGCCGGACGGATGGAGAACCCGGGCGGCTGA
- a CDS encoding ubiquitin-like protein Pup, with amino-acid sequence MATRDTGGQSQSGKGKRDEEIEDVTTEANPEVAERHAEITEDVDDLLDEIDSVLEENAEEFVRGYVQKGGQ; translated from the coding sequence ATGGCAACGCGAGACACCGGCGGTCAGTCGCAGTCCGGCAAGGGCAAGCGCGACGAGGAGATCGAGGACGTCACCACCGAGGCCAACCCGGAGGTAGCCGAGCGGCACGCCGAGATCACCGAGGACGTCGACGACCTGCTCGACGAGATCGACTCCGTCCTGGAGGAGAACGCCGAGGAGTTCGTGAGGGGATACGTACAAAAAGGCGGTCAGTGA
- the dop gene encoding depupylase/deamidase Dop: MSVRRIMGTEVEYGISVPGQPGANPMVTSSQVVNAYGARPELNRGGRARWDYEEESPLRDARGFTYSGAAYDPADALADEDLGLANVILTNGARLYVDHAHPEYSTPECTNPLDIVRWDKAGERVMAEASRRAATIPGTHRIQLYKNNTDNKGASYGSHENYLMRRQTPFADIVAHLTPFFVTRQIVVGAGRVGIGQDGSGSGFQISSRADFFEVEVGLETTLKRPIINTRDEPHSDADKYRRLHVIIGDANLSEISTYLKMGTTALILNMIEEKVFSGDLGVADPVSELKAVSHDPSLKHLMRLRDGRRLTALDLQWAYYERAKSFVDERYGDDVDEQTADVLRRWEEILTKLGDDPMSCSDQLDWVAKLRLLEGYRDRENLAWSSPKLQLVDLQYSDVRPEKGLYHRLVARGSMKTLLDPEETRRAMVEPPEDTRAYFRGQCLARYASEVVAASWDSVIFDVGRESLVRVPMMEPERGTRKHVGALFDKCDTAKDLLEVITSR; encoded by the coding sequence ATGAGCGTTCGGCGGATTATGGGCACCGAGGTCGAGTACGGGATTTCCGTGCCCGGGCAGCCCGGCGCCAACCCGATGGTCACGTCCTCCCAGGTCGTCAACGCCTACGGCGCCCGGCCCGAGCTCAACCGGGGTGGCCGCGCCCGCTGGGACTACGAGGAGGAGTCGCCGCTGCGCGACGCCCGCGGCTTCACGTACTCCGGGGCCGCGTACGACCCGGCGGACGCCCTCGCCGACGAGGACCTCGGGCTCGCCAACGTGATACTCACCAACGGCGCCCGGCTCTACGTCGACCACGCCCACCCCGAGTACAGCACCCCCGAATGCACCAACCCGCTCGACATCGTCCGCTGGGACAAGGCCGGCGAGCGCGTCATGGCGGAGGCGTCCCGGCGCGCCGCGACCATCCCCGGCACCCACCGCATCCAGCTCTACAAGAACAACACCGACAACAAGGGCGCCTCGTACGGCTCGCACGAGAACTACCTCATGCGCCGGCAGACCCCGTTCGCGGACATCGTGGCGCACCTGACGCCGTTCTTCGTGACCCGGCAGATCGTCGTCGGCGCCGGCCGCGTCGGCATCGGCCAGGACGGCTCCGGCTCCGGCTTCCAGATCTCCTCGCGCGCCGACTTCTTCGAGGTGGAGGTCGGCCTCGAGACCACCCTCAAGCGGCCCATCATCAACACCCGCGACGAGCCGCACTCCGACGCCGACAAGTACCGCCGCCTGCACGTGATCATCGGCGACGCGAACCTCTCCGAGATCTCCACGTACCTGAAGATGGGCACCACCGCCCTGATCCTCAACATGATCGAGGAGAAGGTCTTCAGCGGCGACCTCGGCGTGGCCGACCCCGTCTCGGAGCTCAAGGCGGTCAGCCACGACCCCTCCCTCAAACACCTCATGCGCCTGCGCGACGGCCGCCGGCTCACGGCGCTCGACCTGCAGTGGGCGTACTACGAGCGCGCCAAGTCCTTCGTCGACGAGCGCTACGGCGACGACGTCGACGAGCAGACCGCCGACGTCCTGCGCCGCTGGGAGGAGATTCTCACCAAGCTCGGCGACGACCCGATGTCCTGCTCCGACCAGCTCGACTGGGTCGCCAAGCTGCGCCTGCTCGAGGGCTACCGGGACCGCGAGAACCTCGCCTGGTCCTCACCCAAGCTCCAGCTGGTCGACCTCCAGTACTCCGACGTCCGGCCGGAGAAGGGCCTCTACCACCGCCTGGTGGCCCGGGGCTCGATGAAGACCCTCCTCGACCCCGAGGAGACCCGTCGCGCGATGGTGGAGCCGCCCGAGGACACCCGGGCGTACTTCCGCGGCCAGTGCCTCGCCCGGTACGCGTCCGAAGTGGTCGCGGCCAGCTGGGACTCGGTCATCTTCGACGTCGGCCGTGAGTCCCTCGTCCGGGTACCGATGATGGAACCCGAGCGCGGCACCAGGAAGCACGTCGGGGCCCTGTTCGACAAGTGCGACACGGCGAAGGACCTGCTCGAGGTGATCACGAGCCGCTGA